A genomic segment from Neobacillus sp. YX16 encodes:
- a CDS encoding S8 family serine peptidase — MTKRQTRKRFLNGIAALALLSGGMGVTATSIIPLSTVHANENLSAETILKSLSDKQLAALHKLQTSEQSGLHLDPNVNLEGSEPVNVIVQFHALPAKTAVASSEKSGKTISLSEAKEKVNASHHQFKKDLDALSSKTKKSTSSPITIKHSFKEAFNGVSMSLPANEIEKLLDSQTVKAIWSDVNINAAPPIEKENEKAGIAINPSHGTEQLHTEGYTGEGIKVAVIDTGIDYNHPDLKDAYKGGYDFVDNDADSMETTYDDWKKSGWPEVNNGSSYYTSHGTHVAGIIAGQGINDHDYGVKGVSPGVDLYAYRVLGQYGSGMSSHIIAAIDKAVSEGMDIMNLSLGANINDPFYPTSIAINNAVLAGVTAVVAAGNSGSEMKTLGAPGTSTLALTVGANDMAVTLPTFTGGIAGNGSGTDVDLRLLGRNVSDNISLLEGNTLSIVDVGLGQPSNYVGKDVKGKAVLISRGETSFDEKIKLAKDKGAAAVLLYNNNESEGHIPYYVGETVNYIPAFSLNFEDGVSVKEQLALGEAFVTFTGLGNFTLEGGNLADFSSRGPSRVQYEIKPEVTAPGVQVLSTVPSYANGAAYIGNYDSAYQQLSGTSMASPYVAGIAALLLQQDPALTPDDVRTILMNTADPLSKNYSVFEAGSGQVDANEALHSQIEIMVENPSVTITNGEEQEIMSKSGALNFGASLHTGKTINKSRAITLKNQDKKPKTFEVTADFQVGMGGSRDANKNGVSLQVDRKIMTVPGSKEKGSNISIVVPPTAEAGTYEGFVTYQNKHDKNEVYRIPFAFAVTEEGFREMKTDPKVMTSSYTFFYPYVAYQAGVRFTSKSVMETIDFVLLDGETDKELGFLGRLEASALMEDIEYYVTSVFQGSYFPYTGDPDQPISESRVKVPYGPGHYKVKMIGTNKEGKTFPMSDHVMMDITGPEFQTDIEEGVIEYKPGTTSYPIKGTLIDKNYSDYKNQGIAIDQSGHFVMEKSNSFMFTNQIFVDAEGKFAYNIPIDPTAKSVNVELQGFNTAGIGKEIKSFTFVKEGSPYVYGSLKNKYRKMGDEVKITLTANNISEAKNLAASFTFDKNLLEVVDVKIHPDLKQYGNAEILSESVSDGYETKLNVNVALTDGKVSGDIPFAEVILNVKNDSHEIITYFNSPTASFINENNETTSMVSAVAPILIVPAYSKISGTMAAPKPFQRVNSNSWNLQVDPSQLGAFITVKDQKGKEYAGTINRYAQIEVGGLSPTLEEMELTVDIPGHFTVYKPFHVGYLDDNGNITAHWNPELDIEAAIPGDVNKDDVIDVLDAIYLEQNWEKNERRADINFDKMVDAKDMKYIQDHYLMKNQTASTTPEPKEIYEGKTLEDILTKLGLN; from the coding sequence ATGACAAAAAGACAAACTAGGAAAAGATTTTTAAATGGAATCGCAGCTCTTGCGCTATTGTCCGGTGGAATGGGAGTGACTGCTACTAGCATCATTCCACTATCGACGGTACATGCAAATGAAAATCTTTCGGCAGAAACGATTCTTAAGAGTTTATCGGACAAGCAGTTGGCTGCACTCCATAAATTACAGACATCAGAGCAATCGGGGCTGCATTTAGACCCAAATGTAAATCTCGAAGGCAGTGAGCCAGTCAATGTCATTGTGCAGTTTCATGCATTACCAGCAAAAACGGCCGTTGCCTCAAGTGAAAAGAGTGGGAAAACGATCTCTCTATCGGAAGCAAAAGAGAAAGTAAATGCTTCACACCATCAGTTTAAAAAGGATTTAGATGCACTCAGTAGTAAAACTAAAAAAAGCACAAGTAGCCCTATTACCATCAAACATTCATTTAAGGAAGCCTTTAACGGGGTTTCTATGTCACTGCCAGCAAATGAAATAGAGAAGTTACTAGATTCACAGACAGTCAAAGCTATATGGAGCGATGTGAACATTAACGCTGCTCCACCTATTGAAAAAGAAAATGAGAAAGCAGGAATAGCAATAAATCCTTCACATGGGACAGAACAACTTCATACAGAGGGATATACTGGTGAGGGAATTAAAGTTGCTGTGATTGATACAGGAATCGATTACAACCATCCAGACTTAAAAGATGCCTATAAAGGTGGTTATGATTTTGTAGATAACGATGCTGATTCGATGGAAACCACCTACGATGATTGGAAAAAATCAGGTTGGCCTGAGGTAAATAATGGAAGCTCCTATTACACTTCCCATGGAACACATGTAGCAGGAATTATTGCGGGTCAAGGAATAAATGATCACGACTACGGTGTTAAGGGAGTTTCACCAGGAGTAGACCTTTATGCCTATCGTGTTCTTGGTCAGTACGGAAGTGGGATGTCGAGTCACATTATTGCCGCTATTGATAAGGCAGTAAGTGAGGGAATGGACATCATGAATTTATCACTTGGAGCCAATATCAATGATCCGTTTTATCCAACCTCCATTGCGATTAACAATGCCGTTTTGGCAGGTGTAACAGCTGTTGTCGCAGCCGGAAACAGCGGAAGTGAAATGAAAACGCTAGGGGCGCCAGGAACATCAACACTAGCACTTACGGTAGGGGCAAATGATATGGCTGTTACGCTTCCGACATTTACTGGTGGGATAGCAGGAAACGGCAGCGGTACAGATGTAGATTTACGTTTGTTAGGCAGAAATGTAAGTGATAACATTTCCCTGCTTGAAGGAAACACTCTTTCCATTGTGGATGTTGGTTTAGGACAACCTTCAAATTATGTAGGAAAAGATGTAAAAGGGAAGGCAGTACTGATCTCGCGTGGCGAAACGTCATTTGACGAAAAAATAAAATTGGCGAAAGATAAGGGAGCTGCAGCTGTTCTTCTTTACAATAACAATGAAAGTGAAGGGCATATCCCTTATTATGTAGGTGAAACCGTCAACTATATCCCGGCATTTTCCTTAAACTTCGAGGATGGGGTATCTGTGAAGGAGCAATTAGCATTAGGTGAAGCATTCGTGACATTCACGGGATTAGGGAACTTTACTTTGGAGGGAGGCAATCTTGCTGACTTTAGTTCACGTGGTCCTTCTAGAGTTCAATACGAGATTAAGCCAGAAGTAACCGCTCCAGGAGTACAAGTGCTATCAACTGTTCCATCCTATGCGAATGGAGCAGCTTATATAGGAAACTATGACTCTGCCTATCAACAACTTTCTGGTACGTCTATGGCTTCACCGTATGTTGCGGGGATAGCCGCTTTACTATTGCAGCAAGATCCAGCATTAACACCAGATGATGTAAGGACCATTTTAATGAATACGGCTGATCCACTGAGCAAGAATTACAGTGTATTTGAAGCGGGAAGTGGTCAAGTAGATGCGAATGAAGCACTGCATTCACAAATCGAAATCATGGTAGAAAATCCATCCGTAACGATTACGAATGGAGAAGAACAAGAAATTATGTCAAAATCAGGTGCTTTAAACTTTGGTGCATCCCTGCATACCGGAAAGACCATAAACAAAAGCAGAGCTATCACCCTTAAAAATCAAGATAAAAAACCAAAAACGTTTGAAGTAACAGCAGATTTCCAAGTTGGGATGGGTGGTTCAAGGGATGCTAATAAAAATGGGGTATCCTTACAAGTAGACAGAAAAATCATGACTGTACCAGGTAGTAAAGAAAAAGGATCGAATATCTCCATCGTTGTACCTCCAACCGCAGAAGCTGGTACGTACGAAGGATTTGTTACTTATCAGAACAAACATGACAAAAATGAAGTATATCGAATACCTTTTGCTTTTGCTGTCACAGAAGAGGGGTTTCGTGAAATGAAGACAGATCCAAAGGTCATGACATCGAGCTATACGTTTTTTTATCCGTATGTAGCCTATCAAGCAGGAGTTAGGTTTACTTCAAAGTCAGTAATGGAAACCATTGATTTTGTATTACTAGATGGTGAAACAGATAAAGAACTTGGCTTTTTAGGACGGCTTGAGGCTTCTGCTCTTATGGAAGATATAGAGTACTATGTTACTAGTGTGTTTCAGGGGTCGTATTTCCCATATACAGGGGATCCAGACCAACCGATTTCAGAAAGTAGGGTAAAAGTACCGTATGGACCAGGACACTATAAGGTGAAAATGATTGGTACAAATAAAGAAGGAAAAACATTCCCAATGTCAGACCATGTCATGATGGATATAACAGGTCCTGAATTCCAGACAGATATCGAGGAAGGTGTTATTGAATATAAGCCTGGTACGACATCATATCCAATTAAAGGAACACTCATTGACAAAAATTATTCAGACTATAAAAATCAAGGAATCGCGATTGATCAGTCAGGCCATTTTGTCATGGAAAAGAGTAATAGTTTCATGTTTACCAATCAAATTTTCGTTGATGCAGAAGGAAAATTTGCCTATAATATTCCGATTGATCCAACTGCTAAAAGTGTAAATGTTGAACTTCAAGGATTCAACACAGCAGGGATCGGAAAAGAAATCAAATCCTTTACTTTTGTTAAGGAAGGATCGCCATATGTGTATGGAAGCTTAAAAAACAAATATAGAAAAATGGGTGATGAAGTAAAGATCACTTTAACGGCGAATAATATTTCAGAGGCTAAAAATCTAGCTGCTAGTTTTACATTTGATAAAAATCTACTAGAAGTTGTAGACGTGAAGATCCATCCAGATCTCAAACAATACGGCAATGCCGAAATCCTATCAGAATCGGTCTCTGACGGTTATGAGACAAAATTGAATGTAAATGTGGCGTTAACGGACGGAAAAGTTTCGGGAGATATTCCATTTGCTGAAGTCATTCTAAATGTAAAAAATGATTCGCACGAAATCATCACTTATTTTAACAGTCCAACTGCTTCTTTTATAAATGAAAATAATGAAACAACCAGCATGGTTTCAGCTGTTGCTCCGATTCTTATCGTCCCGGCCTATTCGAAAATTTCGGGAACCATGGCTGCTCCCAAGCCTTTTCAAAGAGTAAATAGTAATTCATGGAACTTACAGGTTGATCCATCTCAACTAGGTGCTTTTATTACTGTTAAGGATCAAAAAGGCAAAGAGTATGCGGGAACCATCAACAGATATGCCCAAATAGAGGTGGGGGGATTATCACCTACACTTGAAGAAATGGAATTAACTGTTGATATTCCTGGTCATTTTACTGTCTATAAGCCCTTCCATGTAGGGTATTTAGATGACAATGGTAACATTACAGCTCATTGGAATCCTGAATTAGATATAGAAGCTGCCATTCCAGGTGATGTAAATAAAGATGACGTAATCGATGTACTAGATGCCATCTATTTAGAACAAAATTGGGAAAAAAATGAACGTAGAGCTGATATTAATTTTGATAAAATGGTAGATGCAAAAGATATGAAATATATACAAGACCATTACTTGATGAAAAATCAAACTGCAAGTACAACACCTGAGCCAAAGGAAATCTATGAGGGGAAGACTTTGGAAGATATCCTTACGAAATTGGGATTGAATTAA
- a CDS encoding S8 family serine peptidase: MKNVKRRWVSKAVKNTTALALSVGLILPSMQSGMTIASAEPQSNAEEILASLTDEQRAALSQSEAKENYGLQGFEEKELKENKEISVIVQFKSKPGQVAVLDAALDGKSLTRDVAKSKVDQEHDSFKNDLKKIFPATSAQRSLPSTKKGLNMVETPYQIKQSFKTSYNGVSMTLPANQVELLLQSDVVQSIYKDTTFTIEPPSLADSKGKPGTPDAPQSTPTGDPVSFLGVDKLHKEGITGEGIKVAVIDTGVDYNHPDLKDAYKGGYDFVNNDNDPMEATYEDWKKSGSPEFAANGSAYYTDHGTHVSGTIVSQGKNNSEVSVKGIAPDAELYVYRVLGPYGTGTSANIIAAIDQAVIAGMDVMNLSLGATLNDPYFPTSTAINYAVLSGVTAVVAAGNSGPGFYSLGSPGTAAMALTVGASDISMPVTTMKGNVATGSSIELQTMARSFSDELTTFKGKSFEMVDVGLGGDADYTNKDVTGKIALVERGTHALVDKIKFAKAHGASAVLLYNNVEGHIGAYLGEAQDFIPTFSVTQHDGQALKAQVAAGKNTFTFTDVTVTKTEGDRLADFSSRGSALKTFDIKPEVVAPGVSILSTEPAYITNPATPTDYTSAYARKNGTSMATPHVAGISALMLQANPNLQPGDIKTLLMNTAEPLNGDYLPLEQGAGRVDPFEAVHPGMKVQVQDETLIPYGEEMVTIEETTGGISFGELYTGADHSINKKVTLQNFEKENKKFNANVHFQLIKGTSDPKANGVKVAIDPVIQVKKDEKKNVNVSLTLPKTAKEGVYTGYIILTNQKDKTEQYRIPFSVKTIEEGFYGFALNKASTMLEYRISQTEPMGMASGSASPTLVFNMKTPMKKMDMVWQDGKTGQDLGYATSLDLTKHNTNTYIISILSILGSYYPFTGDPDHPISAIAENLKPGYYKLKLISTSVTGKTFTNYVDHYVDIEQPEVTTSLDQESPFHEYKPGQETYPFSMQVTDPQVKEMQDAGMDVDLSDTSFEYAMHTSSLSPIINMDKDGKFSEDIVMHPEIPALSFIVKGRDVAVNSPVAKQYYFIKEGAPNAYITSPTKEVTMGDTVTATLKLDNISSLSSASWTFANLDKNFEIVDAKPNAELSQYGEAKVTLTKSGTPTVQLDLPSTTQIKDKVAAVDLTLKVKDSAFSTSVKLDSTVSIANTEGTSNLIKAGYTWGLLSSFSELEGPLTAEGFLNPGTTNKYKNVDWPNAGASIKLTQSNGNVFDITPSLVKDVNRFAISKLPLTGDLWSWEFTLPGHFKVNIPMMSGFEYKGTIYGQEKILVSTYFIKNAVAGDVNQDQVIDIKDALEIQKAWGTNTRAADINWDGTVDATDIKFVQTNYLKVNPYVSDTPAPVDQVDGKTLEDILNELGIGS, encoded by the coding sequence ATGAAAAATGTAAAAAGAAGATGGGTTAGCAAAGCGGTCAAAAATACAACTGCGCTTGCCCTATCGGTAGGACTAATTCTTCCGTCCATGCAGTCGGGTATGACGATTGCTTCAGCCGAACCACAAAGTAATGCAGAAGAAATTTTAGCATCCTTAACGGATGAACAACGAGCAGCCCTAAGCCAATCCGAGGCAAAGGAGAACTATGGACTTCAAGGGTTTGAAGAGAAAGAATTAAAGGAGAATAAAGAGATTTCTGTTATCGTTCAGTTCAAATCGAAACCAGGACAAGTGGCGGTCTTGGATGCTGCTCTGGATGGAAAATCATTAACAAGAGATGTAGCAAAAAGTAAAGTTGATCAAGAACATGACTCGTTCAAAAATGATCTCAAAAAGATCTTTCCTGCAACCAGTGCGCAACGGTCGCTTCCTTCCACTAAAAAAGGGTTAAATATGGTAGAAACGCCTTACCAAATCAAACAATCCTTCAAAACGTCTTATAATGGAGTGTCGATGACTTTACCAGCGAATCAAGTAGAATTATTGCTCCAGTCGGATGTCGTTCAATCAATCTACAAAGATACCACCTTCACGATAGAACCGCCTTCCCTTGCAGATTCTAAAGGGAAACCAGGTACACCAGATGCACCCCAATCAACACCGACAGGAGATCCTGTTTCATTCTTAGGAGTGGACAAGCTTCACAAAGAGGGTATCACGGGTGAGGGAATCAAAGTAGCTGTTATCGATACGGGAGTTGACTACAATCATCCGGATCTCAAAGATGCTTACAAAGGCGGATATGACTTTGTCAATAATGACAATGATCCGATGGAAGCCACTTATGAGGATTGGAAAAAGTCTGGATCACCTGAGTTTGCTGCCAATGGTTCTGCCTATTATACAGATCATGGAACGCATGTATCTGGTACCATCGTTTCACAAGGGAAAAATAATAGTGAGGTTTCCGTCAAGGGGATTGCTCCTGATGCGGAACTATATGTGTACCGAGTACTTGGTCCTTATGGTACTGGGACATCAGCTAATATTATTGCTGCTATCGATCAAGCAGTAATCGCAGGTATGGATGTCATGAATCTTTCATTAGGAGCTACTCTCAATGATCCATACTTTCCAACAAGTACAGCCATTAACTATGCCGTTTTAAGCGGTGTAACCGCAGTGGTAGCAGCTGGAAACTCTGGTCCGGGATTCTATTCACTAGGTTCTCCTGGAACAGCGGCTATGGCACTTACTGTTGGGGCAAGTGATATTTCGATGCCAGTTACGACCATGAAGGGTAACGTAGCCACTGGGTCATCGATTGAATTACAAACGATGGCGAGAAGCTTTTCTGATGAACTTACCACATTTAAAGGGAAAAGCTTTGAAATGGTGGATGTTGGTTTAGGTGGAGATGCTGACTATACCAATAAAGATGTGACAGGAAAAATCGCGTTAGTGGAACGTGGTACCCATGCACTGGTAGATAAAATTAAGTTTGCAAAAGCACATGGGGCGAGTGCCGTTCTCCTCTATAACAATGTAGAAGGACATATTGGAGCTTATCTTGGCGAGGCACAGGATTTTATCCCAACCTTCTCTGTGACACAACATGATGGACAAGCATTAAAAGCACAAGTAGCAGCAGGAAAAAACACATTTACCTTTACTGACGTAACTGTTACCAAAACAGAGGGAGATAGGCTTGCCGATTTTAGCTCTCGTGGTTCAGCATTAAAAACTTTTGATATAAAGCCAGAAGTAGTTGCACCAGGTGTGAGTATTCTCTCCACCGAACCTGCTTACATCACCAACCCAGCTACTCCTACGGATTACACAAGTGCCTATGCCCGTAAGAATGGTACATCGATGGCAACACCACATGTAGCAGGTATATCAGCGTTAATGTTACAAGCAAATCCAAATCTGCAGCCGGGCGATATTAAGACCCTCTTAATGAATACGGCTGAACCATTGAATGGAGACTACCTGCCGCTTGAACAGGGAGCAGGACGTGTCGATCCATTTGAAGCCGTACATCCTGGAATGAAAGTTCAAGTTCAAGATGAAACCCTCATTCCGTATGGGGAAGAAATGGTCACTATAGAAGAAACAACTGGTGGAATCAGCTTTGGAGAACTTTATACAGGTGCAGACCATTCCATCAATAAAAAAGTTACTTTACAAAACTTTGAAAAAGAAAATAAAAAGTTTAACGCAAACGTTCATTTTCAATTGATAAAAGGAACATCTGATCCAAAAGCCAATGGAGTAAAAGTAGCTATTGATCCCGTGATTCAAGTGAAGAAAGATGAAAAGAAAAATGTAAACGTATCGCTCACTCTACCGAAAACAGCAAAAGAAGGCGTCTATACAGGTTATATTATCCTAACAAACCAAAAAGATAAAACCGAGCAATATCGTATTCCATTTAGCGTTAAAACAATAGAGGAAGGTTTTTATGGTTTTGCCCTCAATAAAGCTTCAACAATGCTAGAATATAGAATTTCGCAAACGGAACCGATGGGAATGGCTTCTGGTAGTGCATCGCCTACACTAGTTTTCAATATGAAAACACCCATGAAAAAAATGGATATGGTGTGGCAAGATGGAAAAACCGGTCAAGATCTTGGGTATGCTACATCATTGGATCTAACTAAACACAACACAAATACGTATATTATATCAATTCTTTCTATTCTTGGTAGTTATTATCCATTTACTGGTGATCCTGATCATCCGATTTCTGCTATTGCAGAAAACCTAAAACCAGGATATTACAAGCTGAAATTGATCTCGACTTCTGTGACAGGCAAAACTTTTACCAACTACGTTGATCATTATGTAGATATTGAACAACCAGAAGTTACTACATCACTTGATCAGGAATCACCTTTTCACGAATACAAACCTGGTCAAGAAACGTATCCATTTTCGATGCAAGTAACTGATCCGCAAGTGAAGGAAATGCAAGATGCTGGGATGGATGTAGATTTATCCGATACCTCCTTTGAATATGCTATGCATACTTCATCTCTATCCCCAATAATTAATATGGATAAAGATGGTAAGTTTTCTGAAGACATTGTGATGCATCCAGAAATACCTGCTTTAAGTTTCATAGTAAAAGGAAGAGATGTTGCTGTAAATAGTCCAGTAGCAAAACAATATTATTTTATCAAAGAAGGTGCGCCAAACGCCTATATCACCAGCCCAACTAAAGAAGTAACGATGGGTGATACCGTAACGGCAACTCTTAAATTAGATAATATTTCATCCCTATCATCTGCTAGTTGGACTTTCGCTAATCTAGATAAAAACTTTGAGATTGTCGATGCCAAACCAAATGCAGAGTTAAGTCAATATGGAGAAGCAAAAGTGACACTTACGAAATCAGGTACTCCAACCGTACAATTAGATCTGCCATCAACGACTCAAATAAAAGACAAAGTGGCTGCGGTCGATCTTACTTTAAAAGTGAAAGATTCTGCCTTTAGTACTTCTGTCAAACTAGATTCTACTGTCTCTATTGCCAATACTGAAGGAACTAGTAATTTAATTAAAGCAGGGTATACTTGGGGATTATTATCTTCTTTCTCTGAGCTAGAAGGCCCGCTTACAGCTGAAGGGTTTTTAAATCCAGGCACTACGAATAAGTATAAAAATGTTGACTGGCCAAACGCAGGTGCATCCATCAAACTAACTCAATCGAACGGTAACGTATTTGATATTACGCCAAGTTTAGTTAAGGATGTCAATCGTTTTGCTATCTCTAAATTACCACTGACTGGTGATTTATGGTCATGGGAATTTACTTTACCAGGTCACTTTAAGGTAAATATTCCAATGATGTCCGGTTTTGAATACAAAGGTACTATCTATGGTCAAGAAAAGATACTTGTAAGTACCTACTTTATTAAAAATGCAGTTGCTGGTGATGTGAATCAAGACCAAGTGATTGATATCAAAGATGCACTGGAGATTCAAAAAGCATGGGGCACTAATACTCGTGCGGCTGACATTAACTGGGATGGAACCGTGGATGCAACAGATATTAAGTTTGTCCAAACCAACTATCTCAAAGTAAATCCATATGTGAGCGACACACCAGCTCCGGTGGATCAAGTGGATGGAAAAACACTAGAAGATATTCTAAACGAGTTAGGCATAGGTTCGTAA